Proteins from a single region of Mumia flava:
- the betT gene encoding choline BCCT transporter BetT — MSTEVPTQPNPSSEPPTSDGERRWWHFLTAGPPVRKPVFVSSVVGVLVMAIWAMVAPERAEAVLGDTVGWVVDVFGWFYVALTTVVLVFVLYLALSRYGRIKLGPDHSKPQFSTFAWASMLFAAGIGTDVMFFAVAEPVSQYMAPPTGDAETIEAAREATVWTLFHYGISGWALYALMGLALGYFTYRLNLPLAVRSALYPIFGKRIDGGIGHVVDTAAVLGTIFGVATSLGIGVVFLNQGLNILFDVPVGLGAQIALIVLAVAMAAISATTGIDKGIRLLSQLNVILALGLAAWVLITGRTSFILNAIVMNVGDYVQTFATRTMETFAFEGAEATEWMSFWTLFFWAWWIAWASFVGLFLARISRGRTIGQFVAGTMLIPFSYILMWISIFGNAALDRIREGDADFAETALASPEAGFYDLLESYPLSGVVIFVSVLVGLLFYVTSADSGALVMANLSSRLRSVQDDAAPWLRIVWASATGLLTIAVLAVGGIYALQYATVIFGLPFAFVIVLVMVGFMKALRVEGRWAASGEHALPLMLSARGGFGPDHESASWKARLSRAVDFAEEDEAVAFQDSVVTPALEQVAAQLEAEGVPSGVSSGVGDGDDETEGGRLPWVELRTTAERPFVYRVQLTESPVPTYGGRMIGDRDRYARLEVHTADGGQDYDVMGYSTSQIIHDCLDQYERHLEFLRLA, encoded by the coding sequence ATGAGCACCGAGGTACCGACCCAACCGAACCCGAGCAGCGAGCCCCCCACGAGCGACGGCGAGCGCCGGTGGTGGCACTTCCTCACCGCCGGTCCGCCCGTACGCAAGCCCGTCTTCGTCTCCTCCGTGGTCGGCGTCCTCGTGATGGCCATCTGGGCGATGGTGGCGCCGGAGCGTGCCGAGGCCGTCCTCGGCGACACGGTGGGCTGGGTCGTCGACGTGTTCGGCTGGTTCTACGTCGCGCTCACCACGGTCGTGCTCGTGTTCGTGCTGTACCTCGCGCTGTCGCGGTACGGCAGGATCAAGCTGGGCCCGGACCACTCGAAGCCGCAGTTCTCGACGTTCGCCTGGGCATCGATGCTGTTCGCCGCCGGGATCGGGACCGACGTGATGTTCTTCGCCGTCGCCGAGCCGGTCAGCCAGTACATGGCTCCGCCGACCGGTGATGCGGAGACGATCGAGGCTGCACGGGAGGCCACGGTCTGGACCCTGTTCCACTACGGCATCTCCGGCTGGGCGCTGTACGCCCTGATGGGGCTGGCTCTCGGCTACTTCACCTACCGGCTCAACCTGCCGCTGGCCGTCCGCTCCGCGCTGTACCCGATCTTCGGCAAGCGGATCGACGGCGGGATCGGCCACGTGGTCGACACGGCCGCGGTGCTCGGCACCATCTTCGGGGTCGCGACGAGCCTGGGCATCGGGGTCGTCTTCCTCAACCAGGGCCTGAACATCCTCTTCGACGTCCCGGTCGGGCTCGGCGCGCAGATCGCCCTGATCGTGCTGGCGGTCGCGATGGCGGCCATCTCGGCGACGACCGGGATCGACAAGGGCATCCGGCTCCTGTCGCAGCTCAACGTGATCCTGGCGCTCGGACTGGCTGCCTGGGTCCTGATCACCGGACGGACGAGCTTCATCCTGAACGCGATCGTGATGAACGTCGGGGACTACGTCCAGACCTTCGCGACCCGCACGATGGAGACGTTCGCCTTCGAGGGCGCGGAGGCGACCGAGTGGATGTCCTTCTGGACCCTGTTCTTCTGGGCGTGGTGGATCGCCTGGGCCTCGTTCGTCGGGCTGTTCCTCGCGCGCATCTCCCGCGGTCGTACGATCGGCCAGTTCGTCGCGGGGACGATGCTCATCCCGTTCAGCTACATCCTGATGTGGATCTCGATCTTCGGGAACGCCGCCCTCGACCGGATCCGTGAGGGCGACGCGGACTTCGCCGAGACCGCGCTCGCCTCACCCGAGGCGGGCTTCTACGACCTTCTGGAGAGCTACCCGCTCTCGGGTGTCGTCATCTTCGTCTCCGTCCTCGTCGGCCTGCTCTTCTACGTGACCTCGGCCGACTCCGGCGCCCTCGTGATGGCCAACCTGTCGTCGAGGCTCCGCTCGGTCCAGGACGACGCGGCGCCGTGGCTCCGGATCGTCTGGGCGTCGGCGACCGGTCTGCTCACGATCGCGGTGCTCGCGGTCGGCGGCATCTACGCCCTCCAGTACGCGACCGTGATCTTCGGCCTGCCTTTCGCCTTCGTGATCGTGCTCGTGATGGTCGGCTTCATGAAGGCGCTGCGCGTCGAGGGCCGCTGGGCAGCCTCGGGCGAGCACGCGCTGCCCCTGATGCTGTCGGCTCGCGGCGGCTTCGGCCCGGACCACGAGAGTGCGTCGTGGAAGGCCCGCCTGTCGCGCGCGGTCGACTTCGCGGAGGAGGACGAGGCGGTCGCGTTCCAGGACTCGGTGGTGACCCCTGCGCTGGAGCAGGTCGCGGCGCAGCTCGAGGCCGAGGGTGTTCCGTCGGGTGTCTCGAGCGGCGTCGGCGACGGCGACGACGAGACGGAGGGCGGCCGGCTGCCCTGGGTCGAGCTGCGGACGACGGCGGAGCGCCCGTTCGTCTACCGCGTCCAGCTCACCGAGTCGCCGGTCCCGACGTACGGCGGGCGGATGATCGGCGACCGCGACCGGTACGCACGCCTCGAGGTGCACACGGCCGACGGCGGTCAGGACTACGACGTGATGGGCTACTCGACGTCGCAGATCATCCACGACTGCCTCGACCAGTACGAGCGGCACCTGGAGTTCCTCCGCCTGGCGTGA
- a CDS encoding fatty acid desaturase family protein — MTVQLTPTGTSGDATSPYTARFSDLLAEVRGHGLLDRRHGWYWARILLTITAFAGLWVAFGFIGHSWWQLLVAAGLGAVITQFGFLGHDAAHRQMFRSAAWNAWTARVLAGGFAGLSHAWWRAKHNQHHRGPNQEGVDPDIAPGALAFTPAVVDGRRSAFARWFARRQGWLFFPLLTLEGLNLHAASVRSLAFPSARHPWRRVELTLVTTRLAAYVVVLVLVLPPGLAAAFFAIQMAVFGVLLGMSFAPNHKGMPTVPESMKLDFLRRQVLVSRNVRGGPFVDLLMGGLNYQIEHHLFPSMARPHLKKAQPIVREYCAREGIPYTEVGLFRSYAIVVDYLNNVGLRARDPFDCPLSAQLRGGTTA; from the coding sequence ATGACCGTGCAGCTGACGCCGACCGGCACGAGCGGGGACGCCACCTCTCCCTACACAGCGCGCTTCTCCGACCTGCTGGCCGAGGTTCGAGGCCACGGGCTGCTCGACCGGCGTCATGGCTGGTACTGGGCACGGATCCTGCTCACGATCACGGCATTCGCCGGGCTGTGGGTCGCGTTCGGCTTCATCGGCCACTCCTGGTGGCAGCTGCTCGTCGCCGCCGGCCTCGGCGCCGTCATCACGCAGTTCGGCTTCCTCGGGCACGATGCGGCGCACCGCCAGATGTTCCGCTCCGCAGCCTGGAACGCTTGGACCGCGCGCGTCCTCGCCGGGGGGTTCGCCGGACTCAGCCACGCGTGGTGGCGCGCCAAGCACAACCAGCACCACCGAGGGCCGAACCAGGAAGGCGTCGACCCCGACATCGCACCCGGCGCGCTCGCCTTCACCCCCGCGGTCGTGGACGGCCGACGGAGCGCGTTCGCCCGCTGGTTCGCACGACGCCAGGGATGGCTCTTCTTCCCGCTCCTCACCCTCGAAGGACTCAATCTGCACGCCGCCAGCGTCCGCAGTCTCGCCTTCCCGTCCGCTCGGCACCCGTGGCGTCGCGTCGAGCTCACGCTGGTCACGACTCGCCTCGCCGCGTACGTGGTGGTGCTGGTGCTCGTGCTCCCGCCGGGGCTCGCCGCGGCGTTCTTCGCGATCCAGATGGCGGTGTTCGGCGTGCTGCTCGGGATGTCGTTCGCCCCGAACCACAAGGGCATGCCGACCGTGCCGGAAAGCATGAAGCTGGACTTCCTGCGGCGCCAGGTGCTGGTCTCACGAAACGTGCGCGGCGGCCCGTTCGTCGACCTGTTGATGGGTGGGCTCAACTACCAGATCGAGCACCACCTCTTCCCGTCGATGGCACGCCCCCATCTGAAGAAGGCACAGCCGATCGTGCGCGAGTACTGCGCCCGTGAAGGCATCCCCTACACGGAGGTCGGTCTGTTCCGCTCGTACGCCATCGTGGTCGACTACCTGAACAACGTAGGGCTGCGCGCCCGCGACCCGTTCGACTGCCCGCTGTCGGCGCAGCTGCGCGGCGGTACGACGGCGTAG
- a CDS encoding VOC family protein has translation MSRDVQITFDAHDPRGLSTFWRDVLGYVHPPPPGTELAEGADPLAAWDEFLAGLGVPEAQRNTRSAIEDPDGTGPRLFFQQVPEDKVVKNRLHLDVRVAPGLAGTERMVALEAECERLVALGASRVRRFEPDPPMETGFIVMADPEGNEFCLD, from the coding sequence ATGAGCCGTGACGTGCAGATCACCTTCGACGCTCACGATCCTCGTGGGCTGTCCACGTTCTGGCGGGACGTCCTCGGCTACGTCCATCCGCCGCCCCCGGGCACAGAGCTCGCCGAGGGAGCCGATCCGCTCGCGGCGTGGGACGAGTTCCTCGCGGGCCTCGGGGTCCCGGAGGCGCAGCGCAACACCCGCTCGGCGATCGAGGACCCGGACGGCACCGGTCCGCGGCTGTTCTTCCAGCAAGTTCCGGAGGACAAGGTCGTCAAGAACCGTCTGCACCTCGACGTCCGGGTCGCTCCTGGTCTGGCGGGCACGGAGCGGATGGTCGCGCTCGAGGCCGAGTGCGAGCGGCTCGTGGCGCTCGGCGCGAGCCGGGTCCGTCGGTTCGAGCCGGACCCGCCGATGGAGACCGGCTTCATCGTGATGGCCGACCCCGAGGGCAACGAGTTCTGCCTGGACTGA
- a CDS encoding histidine phosphatase family protein encodes MRLLLIRHGQTTNNVSGALDTAIPGAELTPLGQAQAQAVPEALADVPVAGIYASRLVRTQMTAAPLASVRRLDVVVRPGLEEISAGELELRRDPDARQAYIDTLAAWMTGDLGHAMPGGPDGHHFLGRYAEAIDAVVGAHDDDATVAVVSHGAAIRVFSAIAAGIDVERADGMPLLNTGMATLRTDGSRWSLEEWHSDPLGGHGLEDTVAVDPTGDRVPTHD; translated from the coding sequence GTGCGCTTGCTGCTGATCCGACACGGCCAGACCACCAACAACGTCTCGGGTGCGCTCGACACGGCGATCCCCGGTGCGGAGCTCACCCCGCTCGGCCAGGCCCAGGCCCAGGCGGTGCCCGAGGCGCTCGCCGACGTCCCCGTCGCGGGGATCTACGCGTCGCGGCTGGTCCGGACCCAGATGACCGCAGCCCCGCTCGCGTCGGTCCGGCGCCTGGACGTGGTCGTACGGCCGGGGCTGGAGGAGATCTCGGCCGGCGAGCTGGAGCTGCGTCGCGACCCCGATGCCCGCCAGGCCTACATCGACACGCTGGCGGCGTGGATGACCGGCGATCTCGGGCACGCGATGCCGGGCGGCCCGGACGGGCACCACTTCCTCGGGCGGTACGCCGAGGCGATCGACGCCGTCGTCGGGGCGCACGACGACGACGCGACGGTCGCCGTGGTCTCCCACGGCGCGGCCATCCGTGTGTTCAGTGCGATCGCCGCCGGGATCGACGTGGAGCGGGCCGACGGGATGCCGCTGCTCAACACCGGGATGGCCACGCTGCGGACCGACGGGTCCCGATGGTCGCTGGAGGAGTGGCACAGCGACCCGCTCGGCGGACACGGCCTCGAGGACACGGTCGCAGTCGACCCGACCGGTGACCGCGTGCCGACGCACGACTAG
- a CDS encoding dienelactone hydrolase family protein, which yields MSERVKVETDDGAMPAHLWLPETGRGPGILLVQEIFGVSAYIRRRAADLAALGYVVLAPEIFWRLGVSEVATGPDMLDEALAVAGRADWDLAVADATAALSALRERAEVDAGVGVVGFCFGGGLAYAVAAGSPVDALVSYYGSALPSLIEAVPAIEAPSLHHFGDADTYIPPETVEKIRVSVSTGGPVELHVHPGAGHAFDNDDFVAHHAEASAAAWSITERWLASTLPAA from the coding sequence GTGAGCGAACGCGTGAAGGTCGAGACCGACGACGGCGCCATGCCGGCCCACCTCTGGCTCCCGGAGACGGGCCGTGGGCCGGGGATCCTGCTGGTGCAGGAGATCTTCGGTGTCAGCGCCTACATCCGGCGCCGCGCCGCCGACCTCGCCGCCCTCGGGTACGTCGTGCTCGCGCCGGAGATCTTCTGGCGGCTCGGAGTCAGCGAGGTCGCGACCGGTCCGGACATGCTGGACGAGGCCCTCGCCGTCGCCGGTCGCGCGGACTGGGACCTGGCCGTCGCCGACGCGACCGCTGCGCTGTCCGCGTTGCGCGAGCGCGCTGAGGTCGACGCCGGTGTCGGCGTGGTCGGCTTCTGCTTCGGCGGCGGCCTGGCGTACGCCGTGGCGGCAGGCTCCCCGGTCGACGCGCTCGTGTCCTACTACGGCTCCGCCCTCCCGTCGCTGATCGAGGCGGTCCCGGCGATCGAGGCGCCGAGCCTGCACCACTTCGGTGACGCCGACACCTACATCCCGCCGGAGACGGTGGAGAAGATCCGGGTCAGCGTCTCGACCGGCGGTCCCGTCGAGCTCCACGTCCATCCCGGGGCCGGTCACGCCTTCGACAACGACGACTTCGTCGCGCACCACGCGGAGGCGAGCGCGGCGGCGTGGTCGATCACCGAGCGCTGGCTGGCGAGCACGCTGCCCGCAGCCTGA
- a CDS encoding alpha/beta hydrolase: MTSRTPRQRAVRTAVVSAVVLGVLGAVVALVWSMQRTLIYFPDASAPPPADRVIAGATDVTFTTSDGLELAAWFVPPAPAADRDLAVLVAPGNGGHRAGRADLAEALRARGFAVLLMDYRGYGGNPGDPTEEGLLSDARAAVGALASRGYPPARTLYLGESLGCGVVAELQAEVPPAAILLRSPFVSLTEVGSHHYPYLPVRWLLRDRFEVASRLSDSSVPVTVVSGDADTIVPPEQSARVAEAAGTLVEHEVIDGAGHNDPVMFGPRVADAAVRLADATDR; the protein is encoded by the coding sequence ATGACGTCACGGACCCCTCGGCAGCGCGCGGTCCGGACCGCTGTCGTGAGTGCGGTCGTCCTCGGAGTCCTCGGAGCGGTGGTGGCGTTGGTGTGGTCGATGCAGCGGACCCTGATCTACTTCCCCGACGCGAGCGCCCCTCCGCCGGCGGATCGTGTGATCGCCGGCGCCACGGACGTCACCTTCACCACCAGCGACGGGCTCGAGCTCGCCGCATGGTTCGTGCCGCCTGCTCCAGCCGCCGACCGCGACCTGGCCGTGCTGGTCGCGCCCGGCAACGGAGGTCATCGTGCCGGGCGAGCCGACCTCGCCGAGGCGCTGCGTGCACGCGGCTTCGCCGTGCTCCTGATGGACTACCGCGGCTACGGAGGGAATCCGGGCGACCCGACCGAGGAAGGACTGCTCTCCGACGCCCGCGCAGCCGTCGGCGCACTCGCGTCGCGGGGATACCCTCCCGCGCGGACGCTGTACCTCGGGGAGTCGCTCGGGTGCGGTGTCGTGGCGGAGCTCCAGGCCGAGGTCCCACCCGCCGCGATCCTGCTGCGGTCGCCGTTCGTCTCACTCACCGAGGTCGGCTCGCACCACTACCCGTACCTCCCGGTGCGGTGGCTCCTCCGTGACCGGTTCGAGGTCGCGAGCCGGCTCTCGGACAGCTCCGTCCCCGTCACGGTCGTCTCCGGCGACGCCGACACGATCGTCCCGCCCGAGCAGAGTGCGCGGGTCGCCGAGGCCGCGGGCACCCTGGTCGAGCACGAGGTCATCGACGGCGCCGGGCACAACGACCCGGTGATGTTCGGGCCCCGGGTCGCCGACGCCGCGGTGCGTCTCGCCGACGCGACCGATCGCTGA
- a CDS encoding 4a-hydroxytetrahydrobiopterin dehydratase, producing the protein MSTLNGRQIAEHGLDGWAFLVGGLQTRIETGSFAAGLALVDAIGAEAERAQHHPDVDLRYPHVDVRLTSHDVGGVSDRDVAMARAIADLAQSAGHRLDATAVSLVEMGLDTPDRTVVMPFWAAVLAYEAPGGDADDEVRDPAGAGPTVWFQPSGSEEPRQRWHPDVWVDPSQVEPRIEAALAAGGSLVSDAEAPSFWVLADPEGNRVCLCTWQDRES; encoded by the coding sequence GTGAGCACTCTCAACGGACGACAGATCGCCGAGCACGGGCTCGACGGGTGGGCCTTCCTCGTCGGCGGGCTCCAGACCCGGATCGAGACCGGATCGTTCGCGGCCGGGCTCGCCCTGGTCGACGCGATCGGCGCGGAGGCGGAGCGGGCGCAGCACCATCCCGATGTCGACCTGCGCTACCCGCACGTCGACGTGCGTCTGACCAGCCACGACGTCGGCGGCGTCAGCGATCGCGACGTCGCGATGGCACGCGCGATCGCCGACCTCGCGCAGTCGGCCGGGCACCGGTTGGACGCGACCGCGGTGAGCCTGGTCGAGATGGGCCTCGACACCCCCGACCGTACGGTCGTGATGCCGTTCTGGGCGGCGGTGCTGGCGTACGAGGCCCCGGGAGGTGATGCCGACGACGAGGTCCGCGACCCCGCCGGGGCAGGGCCGACCGTGTGGTTCCAACCCTCGGGCAGCGAGGAGCCGCGACAGCGTTGGCACCCCGACGTGTGGGTCGACCCGTCGCAGGTCGAGCCGCGGATCGAGGCGGCGCTCGCGGCCGGTGGTTCGCTGGTCAGCGACGCGGAGGCGCCGTCGTTCTGGGTGCTGGCCGATCCGGAGGGCAACCGGGTCTGCCTGTGCACCTGGCAGGATCGCGAGTCGTGA
- a CDS encoding CHAD domain-containing protein has translation MSGPATGDEAADVGDAAVLVLQVISEELDATLGPALLDRPDALHAHRKAVRRLRTALVVVRPYLDREQIEQLRDAYRGWGRALGEVRDLEVRIAVAERYGRNAPDVGADLPDQEDVDAAADALVEADRAAHHRAHRTLVHQGVSLEALERRRALAALLDDPPRTAKAARSTKKHLRRRLAREGDRVLRRADALGSDDPAALHDLRKAARRLRYAIGAVRNPPVGMFGDRARILEEAAERVQDLLGDHRDALAFADHVGGASHDHAPPSARRARADAAQQLAGLPDALDDLRTALRRFR, from the coding sequence ATGAGCGGGCCTGCGACCGGTGACGAGGCCGCCGACGTCGGCGACGCGGCGGTGCTGGTCCTGCAGGTGATCAGCGAGGAGCTCGATGCGACGCTCGGCCCGGCGCTGCTCGACCGGCCCGACGCGCTGCACGCTCACCGCAAGGCCGTCCGCCGGCTCAGAACCGCCCTCGTGGTCGTACGCCCGTACCTGGACCGCGAGCAGATCGAGCAGCTCCGCGACGCCTACCGCGGCTGGGGGCGCGCGCTCGGCGAGGTTCGTGACCTCGAGGTCCGGATCGCGGTCGCGGAACGCTACGGCAGGAACGCGCCGGACGTCGGAGCGGACCTCCCCGACCAGGAGGACGTCGACGCGGCCGCGGACGCACTCGTGGAGGCCGACCGCGCCGCGCACCACCGGGCCCACCGCACGCTGGTCCACCAGGGTGTCAGCCTCGAGGCCCTCGAGCGCCGCCGTGCGCTGGCTGCGCTCCTCGACGACCCGCCCCGTACGGCCAAGGCCGCACGATCGACGAAGAAGCACCTGCGCCGGCGGCTCGCCCGGGAGGGTGACCGCGTCCTGCGCCGCGCCGATGCGCTCGGCTCGGACGACCCGGCGGCGCTGCACGACCTGAGGAAGGCGGCGAGGCGTCTCCGCTACGCGATCGGTGCGGTCCGGAACCCACCCGTCGGGATGTTCGGCGACCGGGCGCGGATCCTCGAGGAGGCGGCCGAACGCGTGCAGGACCTGCTCGGGGACCACCGGGACGCGCTCGCGTTCGCGGACCACGTCGGGGGCGCGAGCCACGACCACGCACCCCCGTCCGCGCGGCGCGCCCGCGCGGACGCCGCCCAGCAGCTGGCCGGCCTGCCCGATGCGCTCGACGACCTGCGCACCGCGCTGAGGCGGTTCCGTTGA
- a CDS encoding carboxylesterase/lipase family protein, with protein sequence MQQRHRSRRVLGPLIAALGAGALAAGVLAAPVAAAPGHDGPGRGAHDRHDGGGRHHDATVVRVTGGTVRGTDAGAYRTFEGIPFAAPPVGDLRFAPPQRVERWSGTLDATAPRSQCAQITTGTGNPTTYDEDCLYLNVTTPAGASSRRAGLPVMVWIHGGSFLTGTGGSYDASKLATQGDAVVVTVNYRLGPLGFLAHPDLTGERRSGSGVAGLLDQQAALRWVQRNIRTFGGNPRNVTIFGESAGGASVCANLASPDARPLFRRAIAQSYSCASDLITLPQAETVGAGVAGEVGCAEAVDVASCLRDVDVATLLDAWPGGVPAVGGTALPVQPGRALEEGVARRIDLMHGNTLDENRLFIPLEYGTSLTAAQYVGVVGAVFGDAAPAVLGLYPSEAYPSPTIALSTIFSDYGSALSTCTHVDAYEAASASRGRVYAYQFQDRTADPLIPLLGDQNGAAHATELPYLFPGLFGDGLTPEQETLSDAMVAYWTSFAATGRPRAAGLPRWPRYSGHGDVLALDLAATGGVRTEDVAAAAHCGFWSAFGQPPGGDVISR encoded by the coding sequence GTGCAGCAACGACACCGATCCCGCCGAGTCCTCGGTCCGCTGATCGCCGCACTCGGAGCCGGAGCGCTGGCGGCGGGTGTTCTCGCGGCGCCGGTCGCCGCAGCACCCGGGCACGACGGTCCGGGCCGTGGTGCGCACGACCGGCACGACGGTGGCGGCCGGCACCACGACGCGACGGTCGTCCGCGTCACCGGCGGCACGGTCCGCGGCACGGACGCGGGCGCGTACCGCACCTTCGAAGGGATCCCGTTCGCCGCACCGCCCGTCGGTGACCTGCGCTTCGCGCCGCCGCAGCGCGTCGAGCGCTGGTCAGGGACGCTCGACGCGACGGCGCCGCGCAGCCAGTGCGCGCAGATCACGACCGGCACGGGCAACCCCACGACGTACGACGAGGACTGCCTCTATCTGAACGTCACGACACCCGCCGGCGCGTCGTCGCGCCGCGCCGGACTCCCGGTGATGGTGTGGATCCACGGCGGCTCCTTCCTGACCGGCACGGGCGGCAGCTACGACGCGTCGAAGCTCGCGACCCAGGGCGACGCCGTCGTCGTGACGGTCAACTACCGGCTGGGCCCGCTGGGGTTCCTGGCTCACCCCGACCTCACCGGCGAGCGCCGGTCCGGGTCGGGCGTGGCGGGTCTGCTCGACCAGCAGGCCGCCCTGCGGTGGGTCCAGCGCAACATCAGGACCTTCGGCGGCAACCCGCGCAACGTCACGATCTTCGGCGAGTCCGCCGGCGGCGCGTCGGTCTGCGCGAACCTCGCCTCGCCCGACGCGCGACCGCTGTTCCGGCGCGCGATCGCCCAGAGCTACTCCTGCGCATCGGACCTGATCACGCTTCCGCAGGCCGAGACCGTCGGCGCCGGCGTCGCCGGCGAGGTCGGGTGCGCCGAGGCCGTCGATGTCGCCTCGTGCCTCCGGGACGTCGACGTGGCGACCCTCCTCGACGCCTGGCCCGGCGGCGTGCCGGCGGTCGGTGGGACGGCGCTGCCCGTGCAGCCCGGCCGGGCGCTCGAGGAGGGCGTCGCCCGGCGGATCGACCTGATGCACGGCAACACCCTCGACGAGAACCGCCTGTTCATCCCGCTGGAGTACGGGACCTCGCTGACCGCCGCGCAGTACGTCGGCGTGGTCGGGGCCGTCTTCGGCGACGCCGCGCCCGCGGTGCTCGGCCTGTATCCCTCGGAGGCGTACCCGTCGCCCACGATCGCCCTGTCGACGATCTTCAGCGACTACGGCAGCGCGTTGTCGACCTGCACGCACGTCGACGCGTACGAGGCGGCGTCCGCGTCGCGAGGCCGGGTTTACGCGTACCAGTTCCAGGACCGCACCGCCGACCCGCTGATCCCGCTCCTGGGTGACCAGAACGGTGCGGCGCACGCGACCGAGCTGCCCTACCTGTTCCCGGGGCTGTTCGGTGACGGGCTGACGCCGGAGCAGGAGACCCTGTCGGACGCGATGGTCGCCTACTGGACCAGCTTCGCCGCGACGGGCCGTCCGCGTGCCGCGGGCCTGCCGCGGTGGCCCCGCTACAGCGGGCACGGCGACGTGCTCGCGCTCGATCTCGCCGCGACCGGCGGGGTCAGGACCGAGGACGTGGCCGCGGCCGCGCACTGCGGGTTCTGGTCCGCGTTCGGTCAGCCCCCCGGCGGCGACGTCATCAGCAGATGA
- a CDS encoding QsdR family transcriptional regulator: MPNRVIESDDAVALATRWFLEGRPVDMRALADAMAVGRATLYRVVGSQERLLGDVMIGLATEIMTASFDRARARGLAPGVDLIVGAARHLNTAIVRARPLRTFLAREPDLAFRVLFMPAARVHLRNVAAWQAVLQEAVDSGELELKVEPERLAYMFVRIGESMIYADLLADREPDLELAADLQRHLLMTSPPGG; encoded by the coding sequence ATGCCGAACCGGGTGATCGAGTCCGACGACGCCGTCGCGCTCGCGACGAGATGGTTCCTCGAGGGTCGTCCGGTCGACATGCGCGCGCTCGCCGACGCCATGGCCGTGGGGCGCGCCACGCTCTACCGCGTCGTCGGGAGCCAGGAACGCCTGCTCGGCGACGTGATGATCGGGCTGGCGACCGAGATCATGACCGCATCGTTCGACCGGGCACGCGCACGCGGCCTGGCACCCGGCGTCGACCTGATCGTCGGGGCCGCCCGGCACCTGAACACCGCGATCGTCCGCGCCCGCCCCCTGCGGACCTTCCTGGCGCGAGAGCCCGACCTCGCCTTCCGCGTGCTCTTCATGCCGGCCGCGCGAGTTCACCTGCGCAACGTCGCGGCGTGGCAGGCGGTGCTCCAGGAGGCCGTCGACTCGGGCGAGCTCGAGCTGAAGGTCGAGCCCGAGCGCCTCGCGTACATGTTCGTACGGATCGGCGAGTCGATGATCTACGCCGATCTGTTGGCCGACCGCGAGCCCGATCTCGAGCTCGCGGCCGACCTCCAGCGTCATCTGCTGATGACGTCGCCGCCGGGGGGCTGA